In the Argonema galeatum A003/A1 genome, one interval contains:
- the chrA gene encoding chromate efflux transporter yields the protein MTNDQNVSQLSDLAKLFFKLGAIGFGGPAAHIAMMEDEVVKRRQWIERSHFLDLVGATNMIPGPNSTEMAIHIGYIRAGWLGLIVAGVCFILPAVVITGGFAWIYVEFGTLPQVAPLLYGIKPAVLGVILNAIWRLGKTALKAPKLLIIALFVSLTLFLGLNEVVALLVGGLLGMIWLGGSDPGDPPPDQKTTTIAAGLAGVGTLKLAATTGTAVAGGVPLWQLGLFFLKVGSVLFGSGYVLVAFLEGGLVQEYGWLTQQQLLDAIAIGQFTPGPVLSTATFIGYIIAGFPGAIVATVGIFLPSFFFVAALNPLIPRLRSSKWSAAFLDAVNVSSIALMAVVTAKLAAATLTDWQTVFIALVTAVLAIRYRLNAAWLVLGGGLIGWVANFIRF from the coding sequence ATGACCAATGACCAAAATGTTAGCCAGTTAAGCGATTTGGCAAAACTATTTTTCAAACTGGGAGCGATCGGCTTTGGTGGGCCAGCCGCTCACATTGCCATGATGGAGGATGAAGTTGTCAAGCGACGACAGTGGATCGAGCGATCGCATTTCCTGGATCTAGTAGGCGCAACAAATATGATTCCAGGGCCAAATTCCACAGAAATGGCTATCCACATAGGATATATCCGCGCTGGCTGGCTGGGTTTGATTGTCGCAGGCGTTTGCTTTATTTTACCTGCGGTTGTTATCACCGGAGGCTTTGCCTGGATCTATGTGGAATTCGGAACATTGCCCCAAGTTGCCCCCTTGCTGTATGGAATTAAACCAGCTGTCCTGGGCGTCATTCTGAATGCGATCTGGCGACTGGGAAAAACGGCCCTGAAGGCTCCAAAACTGCTCATTATCGCCCTATTCGTATCCCTGACATTATTTTTGGGGTTAAATGAGGTCGTCGCGCTTCTGGTGGGAGGGTTGCTGGGAATGATTTGGCTGGGTGGATCTGACCCAGGCGATCCCCCACCGGATCAAAAGACAACAACGATCGCAGCTGGTTTGGCTGGCGTTGGGACGCTGAAACTAGCGGCGACAACTGGAACGGCTGTTGCAGGGGGTGTCCCCTTGTGGCAACTGGGTTTATTTTTTCTCAAAGTGGGAAGTGTCTTATTTGGCAGCGGTTATGTGCTGGTGGCGTTTCTAGAAGGGGGACTGGTTCAGGAATATGGTTGGCTAACTCAACAGCAGTTGCTGGATGCGATCGCGATCGGTCAATTTACCCCTGGCCCAGTACTTTCCACCGCTACCTTCATCGGCTACATCATTGCTGGTTTCCCAGGCGCAATTGTGGCGACAGTAGGGATTTTCTTGCCCTCTTTTTTCTTCGTTGCCGCCTTAAATCCTTTGATTCCGCGCTTGCGTTCTTCCAAATGGTCGGCAGCTTTTTTAGATGCGGTGAATGTGAGTTCAATAGCACTAATGGCAGTTGTTACCGCCAAACTTGCCGCCGCTACTCTCACAGATTGGCAAACTGTATTCATTGCCTTAGTTACAGCAGTTTTAGCCATTCGCTATCGCCTAAATGCGGCATGGTTAGTTTTAGGCGGTGGATTAATTGGTTGGGTGGCTAATTTTATTAGATTTTAA
- a CDS encoding UDP-glucuronic acid decarboxylase family protein, with amino-acid sequence MRILVTGGAGFIGSHLIDRLMAQEHEVICLDNFYTGHKRNILKWFDNPYFELIRHDITEPIKLEVDQVYHLACPASPVHYQYNPIKTVKTNVMGTMNMLGLAKRVKARFLIASTSEVYGDPDVHPQTEEYRGNVNPIGIRSCYDEGKRIAETLTFDYHRENNVDIRVARIFNTYGPRMLENDGRVVSNFVVQALRGVPLTVYGNGSQTRSFCYVSDLVEGLMRLMNGEHTGPINLGNPDEYTILELAQKIQQMVNPDAEIKYEPLPQDDPRQRQPDITKAKTWLGWQPTIPLQEGLNLTIDDFRARVNISQPSAVS; translated from the coding sequence ATGAGAATTTTGGTTACGGGTGGTGCTGGGTTCATTGGTTCTCATCTGATCGATCGCTTGATGGCACAAGAACACGAAGTCATCTGCCTAGATAACTTTTACACAGGTCACAAGCGAAACATCCTCAAATGGTTTGATAATCCTTACTTTGAGTTAATTCGCCATGACATCACCGAACCGATCAAGTTGGAGGTAGATCAAGTTTATCACCTCGCCTGTCCCGCGTCTCCCGTCCACTATCAGTACAATCCCATCAAGACCGTCAAAACCAACGTCATGGGAACGATGAATATGCTGGGATTGGCGAAGCGGGTGAAAGCCAGATTCCTGATTGCTTCTACATCCGAAGTCTATGGCGACCCAGACGTGCATCCCCAGACAGAAGAGTATAGAGGTAATGTAAATCCGATCGGCATTCGGTCATGCTACGACGAAGGCAAGCGGATTGCTGAAACATTGACGTTTGACTATCACCGGGAAAATAATGTGGATATTCGGGTTGCCCGGATTTTTAACACCTATGGCCCCAGAATGCTGGAAAATGACGGTCGCGTCGTCAGCAACTTTGTGGTTCAGGCTTTGCGGGGCGTACCGCTGACGGTTTACGGGAATGGTTCCCAGACACGCAGTTTTTGCTACGTTTCTGACCTAGTAGAAGGATTGATGCGATTGATGAATGGTGAGCATACTGGCCCCATAAATTTGGGTAATCCCGATGAATACACTATTTTAGAACTCGCTCAAAAAATTCAGCAAATGGTGAATCCAGATGCGGAGATTAAATACGAACCGCTACCCCAAGACGACCCCCGCCAGCGACAACCAGATATTACCAAAGCTAAAACATGGCTGGGATGGCAGCCGACAATCCCTCTGCAAGAAGGTTTGAATCTGACAATAGACGATTTTCGGGCTCGCGTCAACATCTCTCAACCGTCAGCGGTTAGCTAA
- a CDS encoding Uma2 family endonuclease → MVSTAAKPTNIPPESILAEQRVVFYNISWQAYEQILAALGESRSSRLTYNEGTLEITMPLEEHESAIRLIELFVRILVVEFGLKVKTMGSTTLNRPDLKKGAEPDNCYYIQNQPKVAGKKVDLNTDPPPDLIAEVDITHTDINKLNLYASMGVPEFWRYNGQILRIYQLQDREYIEVENSPTFSLAIKERLYQFWEEANLDEVLAEKSFRAWVQQEVQSQSISQSQAE, encoded by the coding sequence ATGGTTAGTACAGCCGCGAAACCAACCAATATTCCCCCAGAAAGTATCCTAGCAGAACAGCGAGTCGTTTTCTACAACATTAGTTGGCAAGCTTACGAGCAAATTTTAGCAGCACTTGGTGAAAGTCGTTCTTCTCGACTCACATATAACGAAGGCACATTAGAAATTACCATGCCTCTAGAAGAACATGAAAGTGCTATCAGATTAATTGAACTATTCGTCCGCATTTTGGTAGTAGAGTTTGGGTTAAAAGTCAAAACAATGGGTTCAACTACCTTAAACCGTCCCGATTTGAAAAAAGGTGCTGAACCTGACAACTGCTACTACATCCAAAATCAACCCAAAGTCGCTGGAAAAAAGGTTGATCTAAACACAGACCCCCCGCCAGATTTGATTGCAGAAGTAGATATTACCCATACTGACATTAATAAACTGAATTTGTATGCCAGTATGGGCGTACCCGAATTCTGGCGCTATAACGGTCAAATCCTGCGAATTTATCAACTTCAAGATCGTGAGTATATTGAAGTTGAAAACAGTCCAACATTTTCTTTGGCAATTAAAGAGAGGCTTTACCAATTTTGGGAAGAGGCGAACTTGGACGAAGTGCTGGCTGAGAAGTCTTTCCGTGCTTGGGTACAGCAGGAAGTACAGAGTCAATCAATAAGTCAGTCACAAGCTGAATAA
- a CDS encoding ABC transporter permease, producing MTLSLINRIGDWNPQLLRELKGRLKTRNVAIASAISLLGQLLFVMSYYGQLPVEQDYPQEILSKYCTGPSEYSNQYHCVQDIAGNFVINWQYWWLDIFVWLSLISIFVMSVVGTYMLIADLAQEDRRSTLNFIRLSPQSTQSILGGKLLGVPVLLYVVGFLAIPLHLCAGISASIPLTSILTFYGVVALSCLLFYSGALLFGLFSSAFSGFQPWLGSGLVLIFLWIASFKPITHDPTDFVNLLSPSWMISYLVSATSFDYKSPFSYLHIETWQWFYIPLGASFVSAVAFAVLNSGLWIYWFWQSMMRRFPNPSNTMLSKGQSYLLTASFEVIVLGFAMQNMEKGRSGSQWLSFNLNYLLFFNLFLFLCLIASLSPQRQALQDWARYRREKVTNRQRVWNGSLVRDLMWGEKSPNIMAIALNLLIISLPLICWILVWPNNSEKVDAFLSLALTVTVIAIYAAIAQLMLLMKTQKQAVWVAGALGAAITLPPLIFGVLSLGSGTDPYVIWLFSAFPWVALTQHTAATTVFMAIMGQFTLLALLNARLSRQLRQAGESASKALLAGHKA from the coding sequence ATGACACTTAGTTTGATAAACCGAATAGGCGACTGGAACCCGCAACTATTGCGAGAACTCAAAGGTCGCCTGAAAACTCGAAATGTAGCGATCGCATCAGCCATCTCCCTCCTGGGTCAGCTGCTATTTGTGATGTCTTACTACGGCCAACTTCCTGTGGAACAGGATTACCCCCAGGAGATTCTCAGCAAATATTGCACAGGCCCTAGTGAGTATAGCAATCAATATCACTGCGTGCAGGATATCGCCGGTAATTTTGTGATTAACTGGCAGTACTGGTGGCTAGACATATTCGTATGGCTCAGTTTGATTAGCATCTTCGTTATGTCGGTGGTTGGCACCTATATGCTGATCGCTGACTTAGCGCAGGAAGATCGTCGCAGCACGCTCAACTTTATCCGCCTCAGTCCCCAGTCTACCCAAAGCATTTTGGGTGGCAAACTGCTGGGAGTTCCCGTTTTGCTGTATGTGGTCGGCTTTCTGGCTATCCCGCTGCATTTGTGTGCTGGTATTTCCGCTTCCATTCCTTTAACTTCCATTCTCACCTTCTACGGAGTTGTCGCCCTCAGCTGCCTGTTATTCTACAGTGGGGCATTATTATTCGGCTTATTTAGTTCTGCGTTTAGCGGGTTTCAACCTTGGTTGGGTAGTGGCTTAGTCTTAATTTTCCTCTGGATCGCTAGTTTCAAACCTATCACCCACGACCCCACCGATTTTGTAAATTTGTTGTCCCCATCTTGGATGATTTCGTATCTAGTTTCTGCGACTTCCTTTGATTACAAATCTCCATTCTCGTACCTGCACATAGAAACCTGGCAATGGTTTTACATCCCGCTAGGTGCAAGTTTTGTGAGCGCTGTTGCCTTTGCTGTATTAAATTCTGGCTTGTGGATTTATTGGTTCTGGCAATCTATGATGCGGCGCTTTCCCAATCCCAGCAATACTATGTTGAGCAAAGGCCAGAGTTATTTGCTAACAGCCAGTTTTGAAGTAATAGTTCTGGGATTCGCCATGCAAAATATGGAAAAAGGGCGGTCTGGGTCACAATGGTTGTCTTTTAACTTGAATTACCTACTTTTCTTTAACCTTTTCCTGTTTTTGTGTCTAATCGCATCTTTGTCGCCTCAGCGACAAGCGTTGCAAGATTGGGCGCGATACCGGCGGGAAAAAGTGACAAATCGCCAGCGTGTCTGGAACGGTTCCTTGGTGCGCGATTTGATGTGGGGTGAAAAAAGCCCGAACATCATGGCGATCGCACTTAATCTGCTCATTATCTCCCTGCCGCTCATCTGTTGGATTCTAGTTTGGCCCAACAATTCAGAAAAAGTTGACGCTTTCTTGAGTTTGGCGCTGACAGTGACCGTAATTGCGATCTATGCTGCGATCGCGCAACTAATGCTGTTGATGAAAACTCAGAAACAAGCTGTGTGGGTAGCAGGCGCATTGGGTGCCGCAATTACATTGCCACCGCTGATATTTGGTGTCCTCTCCCTTGGATCGGGAACAGACCCCTACGTAATCTGGCTGTTTTCAGCTTTCCCTTGGGTTGCCCTCACGCAACATACAGCCGCTACAACCGTTTTCATGGCAATTATGGGCCAATTCACCCTCCTCGCGCTGTTAAATGCGCGATTGTCGCGGCAACTGCGACAAGCTGGTGAATCTGCCTCCAAAGCCCTGCTAGCCGGTCATAAGGCTTAA
- a CDS encoding UDP-glucose dehydrogenase family protein → MRVCVIGTGYVGLVTGVCLAHIGHDVICVDNNEEKVKLMKAGQSPIFEPGLSELMQSSYQSGRLEFSTDIAAGVTHGEILFIAVGTPPLPTGESDTRYVEAVARGIGANLKDGYKVIVNKSTVPIGSGDWVRMIVMDGIAERQKVLVGAGGVEEAVEKIAAEFDVVSNPEFLREGSAVYDTFNPDRIVLGSNSPKAIGLMKQLYTPIVERKFGEDTSLQPVPVVATDINSAEMIKYAANAFLATKISFINEVANICDRVGADVTQVAKGIGLDSRIGNKFLQAGIGWGGSCFPKDVSALIHTADDYGYETQLLKAAVSVNQRQRVIAIEKLQHELKILKGKTVGLLGLTFKPDTDDMRDAPALNLIEQLNRLGTKVKAYDPLVSQTGMRHGLSGVIVETDPERLADGCDALVLVTDWAQFQNLDYAKMAKLMNSPVMIDGRNFLDRKTLEAAGFRYVGIGR, encoded by the coding sequence ATGCGTGTTTGCGTTATAGGTACCGGATACGTTGGCTTGGTTACTGGTGTATGTTTGGCACATATCGGCCATGACGTTATCTGCGTAGATAACAACGAAGAAAAAGTTAAGTTAATGAAGGCCGGACAATCGCCGATATTTGAGCCGGGATTGTCGGAATTGATGCAGTCTTCCTATCAAAGCGGACGGCTGGAGTTTTCTACGGATATAGCCGCAGGGGTCACGCACGGCGAAATTTTATTCATCGCTGTGGGAACGCCGCCATTGCCTACGGGTGAAAGCGATACAAGGTATGTCGAGGCAGTTGCCCGTGGAATTGGTGCCAATCTCAAAGACGGCTATAAGGTGATTGTAAATAAATCTACCGTGCCGATCGGATCGGGCGACTGGGTGCGGATGATTGTGATGGATGGAATTGCCGAACGCCAAAAAGTGCTGGTAGGCGCTGGTGGCGTTGAAGAAGCGGTAGAAAAGATTGCGGCTGAATTTGATGTAGTCAGCAATCCTGAGTTTTTGCGCGAAGGTTCGGCAGTTTACGATACCTTTAACCCAGATCGGATTGTGCTGGGCAGCAATAGTCCGAAAGCAATCGGGTTGATGAAGCAACTCTACACTCCTATTGTTGAGCGTAAGTTTGGCGAAGACACCTCTTTACAGCCAGTCCCGGTGGTAGCTACTGACATCAACTCGGCAGAGATGATCAAGTATGCTGCCAATGCCTTCTTGGCGACTAAGATCAGTTTTATCAATGAAGTTGCCAATATTTGCGATCGCGTCGGTGCAGACGTAACCCAAGTAGCCAAAGGTATCGGTTTAGACTCCCGCATCGGCAACAAATTCTTGCAAGCTGGTATTGGTTGGGGCGGTTCCTGCTTCCCCAAAGATGTCTCCGCCCTCATCCACACCGCCGATGACTACGGCTACGAAACCCAGTTACTCAAAGCTGCTGTCAGCGTTAACCAACGCCAGCGTGTGATTGCGATCGAAAAATTACAGCACGAACTGAAAATCCTCAAAGGTAAAACAGTTGGTCTGTTGGGTTTGACCTTCAAGCCCGATACTGATGATATGCGCGATGCACCAGCCCTCAATCTGATCGAACAGCTTAACCGCCTCGGTACGAAAGTAAAAGCCTACGATCCCCTGGTTTCCCAAACGGGTATGCGTCACGGTTTAAGCGGCGTAATTGTGGAAACCGATCCCGAACGGCTAGCAGATGGCTGCGATGCGCTGGTGCTGGTGACAGACTGGGCACAGTTCCAAAATCTAGACTACGCCAAGATGGCTAAATTGATGAACAGCCCGGTCATGATCGACGGTCGGAATTTTCTCGATCGCAAAACGTTGGAAGCCGCCGGTTTCCGCTATGTAGGTATCGGTCGATAA
- a CDS encoding Uma2 family endonuclease, whose protein sequence is MVNTSNEHRLLTAEELPHSDDTPVDNELQNFIPNLLLNILLDIWSDRPDWFFGVDMAVYHDQEKPAIVPDGFLSVGVPRYTGDGGRLSYLIWQENNVLPILVIEVVSLKYNGEYEDKLESYQQLGVLYYVVYNSFAGRRGRHKNRQPIEVYKLVNNQYELVTGNPVWMPEIELGIGCESHNYADWEREWVFWYEENGKRFLTEREKKEKLAAYLRSIGINPDDIT, encoded by the coding sequence ATGGTTAATACTTCTAATGAACACCGATTACTAACCGCCGAAGAACTCCCCCACTCTGACGATACGCCTGTGGACAATGAGTTACAAAATTTTATTCCCAATCTACTCCTAAATATTTTACTTGATATCTGGAGCGATCGGCCTGATTGGTTCTTTGGTGTAGATATGGCGGTTTACCACGACCAGGAAAAGCCAGCAATTGTCCCCGATGGATTCCTATCTGTGGGAGTCCCAAGATATACAGGTGATGGTGGTCGCCTCAGTTATTTGATCTGGCAAGAAAATAATGTTTTGCCTATCCTGGTAATAGAAGTAGTTTCTCTTAAGTACAACGGTGAGTATGAGGATAAGTTAGAAAGCTATCAACAGTTAGGCGTTCTCTACTATGTGGTGTACAATTCGTTTGCCGGTAGAAGAGGAAGGCATAAAAATCGGCAACCGATCGAAGTCTATAAGTTAGTGAATAACCAATATGAGTTAGTGACAGGAAATCCAGTATGGATGCCCGAAATTGAACTTGGAATTGGTTGTGAATCCCACAACTATGCTGATTGGGAGAGAGAATGGGTATTCTGGTATGAAGAGAATGGGAAAAGGTTCTTGACTGAAAGGGAAAAGAAAGAAAAACTAGCTGCATACCTCAGATCGATCGGGATTAATCCTGACGATATTACTTAA
- a CDS encoding ABC transporter ATP-binding protein — protein MAKELAISTRGLTKQFDRYIAVNDVDLQIEAGEVYGLIGPNGAGKTTLIRMLAAAEEPTIGEIYINGDRLLRDRSNPNLKRRLGYLPDDFPLYDDLNVWDYLDYFARLYRLREPRRSQRLYEVLELVQLTNKRNSQISTLSRGMKQRLSLARTIIHEPIVLLLDEPVSGLDPIARMQFREIIKTLQEAGMTILISSHVLSDLAELCTSVGIMELGYLVESESLKELYRRLSRQQIVMSALGSQDSLLAKLKNYPQVEEWEVMSATGQIRVNFSGGQEDCAKLLRSLIQAGIPMSEFHCTQEDLETIFLKLGHKQAS, from the coding sequence ATGGCAAAGGAACTGGCGATTTCTACCCGTGGACTCACCAAGCAATTTGACCGCTACATTGCGGTTAACGATGTCGATTTACAGATAGAAGCGGGAGAAGTCTATGGACTGATCGGGCCAAACGGAGCTGGAAAAACGACGCTGATTCGGATGTTGGCGGCTGCGGAGGAACCAACGATAGGGGAAATTTATATTAACGGCGATCGCCTCTTGCGCGATCGCAGCAACCCAAACCTGAAACGTCGGCTTGGCTATCTCCCGGATGACTTCCCCCTGTACGATGACCTCAACGTCTGGGACTACCTAGATTACTTTGCGCGGCTTTATCGCTTGCGGGAACCGCGTCGCAGTCAACGCTTGTACGAAGTTTTAGAATTGGTGCAGCTAACCAACAAGCGCAACAGCCAGATTTCTACCCTATCGCGGGGGATGAAACAGCGCCTCAGCCTTGCCAGAACGATTATCCACGAACCGATCGTACTGCTGTTGGACGAACCTGTATCTGGATTAGATCCGATCGCCAGAATGCAGTTTAGGGAAATCATCAAAACATTGCAAGAAGCCGGGATGACAATCCTAATTTCCTCCCACGTCCTCAGCGACTTAGCAGAACTCTGCACCTCAGTCGGCATTATGGAACTGGGTTATCTGGTGGAAAGCGAGTCCCTCAAAGAACTTTACCGCCGCCTCAGCCGTCAGCAAATTGTCATGTCGGCTTTGGGTAGCCAAGATTCACTTTTAGCAAAACTGAAAAACTATCCCCAGGTGGAAGAGTGGGAGGTGATGTCAGCAACCGGACAGATACGGGTTAACTTTTCCGGCGGACAGGAAGATTGTGCTAAGTTGTTGCGAAGTCTCATCCAAGCTGGCATTCCCATGAGCGAATTCCACTGCACCCAAGAAGACTTAGAAACCATCTTCCTCAAATTGGGTCACAAACAAGCCTCGTAG
- a CDS encoding HNH endonuclease, which translates to MRALAKPNYDPKTVYQMCVNSIRNEDLRDRLNLVTLKIVDAAGDYEQKAKAKQLYSIPPNNCENNEIALDVVTKKELKDVYSSHMVDRAKPAREIYDSLLSQPPLGRCPFCGLGHASTLDHYLPKTKYPQLSVLPLNLVPSCKDCNTGKSTAIATTAEEQSLHPYFDHQNFIDDQWLYAEVRQTKPATIYFFVKAPDNWDHISKIRVQSHFNAFNLALRYSLEAGNEMVSLRDTLVSYSKSIGSPWVKKNLEIEATSCASQHINSWKTAMFQALASSDWYCNGGFL; encoded by the coding sequence ATGAGGGCTTTAGCTAAACCAAATTACGATCCCAAAACAGTGTACCAAATGTGTGTCAACAGTATTAGAAATGAGGATTTACGCGATCGCCTCAATCTGGTAACTCTCAAAATTGTTGATGCCGCAGGGGATTACGAGCAAAAAGCTAAGGCAAAACAGCTTTATTCCATTCCACCAAATAACTGCGAGAATAATGAAATCGCTTTAGACGTTGTGACTAAAAAGGAACTCAAGGATGTTTATAGCTCACATATGGTGGATAGAGCAAAACCAGCAAGAGAGATCTATGATTCGTTGTTGTCTCAGCCTCCATTAGGACGATGCCCGTTTTGTGGTTTAGGTCATGCTTCTACATTGGATCATTACCTACCGAAAACTAAATATCCACAGCTATCAGTTTTACCATTGAATCTCGTACCTTCATGTAAGGATTGCAATACAGGCAAAAGTACTGCAATTGCGACTACTGCGGAAGAGCAAAGTCTGCACCCCTATTTTGATCATCAGAATTTTATTGATGATCAATGGCTCTATGCTGAAGTAAGACAAACAAAGCCTGCGACTATTTACTTTTTTGTTAAAGCTCCAGATAACTGGGATCATATATCCAAAATACGAGTTCAGTCACACTTTAACGCCTTTAACTTGGCTTTACGATATTCATTGGAAGCTGGCAATGAGATGGTTTCCCTGAGAGATACATTAGTCAGCTATAGTAAGTCAATAGGTTCACCTTGGGTAAAAAAAAACTTAGAAATAGAAGCTACATCTTGTGCTAGTCAGCATATTAACTCTTGGAAAACAGCTATGTTTCAGGCACTTGCATCAAGTGATTGGTATTGTAATGGTGGCTTTCTGTAA
- a CDS encoding AAA family ATPase, which yields MTLTFLMSRNNIELLNKGCLSASNWDDYTYKTSFTLTIFDEQGNKHTIGNIKIGFIGQNGGWTQEQIPEQFEVLSENFYSLGQDADYYRNIVENLSQEMAVNVLTSLRDVVHDPNCLQAAENERAFSASLLRSVNRTSIENQFRRILRHEAPLTKYNFFYKKIASERYSGIRVDFAVEPNTKPTSNIHILIGRNGVGKTTLLNNMVNALLPNRGVVEETGYFATGSPRSDQPDLLDNDYFAGVVSVSFSAFDPFTPPNDQTDPNIGMRYYYVGLKKRIMQQDSQTLLGLKDKDDLCQDFIISLNICFALIAKKNRWINAIKTLESDFNFAEMDLCELNNIEDQQGFSQRAEALFKRMSSGHAIVLLTVTKLVETVEEKTLVLLDEPESHLHPPLLSAFTRALSDLLVNRNGVAIIATHSPVVLQEVPKSCVSILRRTRLIANVDRPESETFAENVGVLTREVFGLEVSKSGFHNLLANSVAEGKSYEEVEQEYQNQLGFEGKTILRSMIMMRDSRLGAIK from the coding sequence ATGACATTGACCTTTTTGATGTCAAGAAACAACATAGAATTACTCAATAAGGGCTGTCTGAGCGCCAGTAATTGGGATGATTACACTTATAAGACCTCTTTCACCCTCACTATCTTTGATGAGCAAGGTAATAAGCATACTATCGGTAACATTAAAATAGGCTTTATTGGTCAAAATGGGGGATGGACTCAAGAGCAAATTCCAGAGCAATTTGAGGTATTATCTGAGAATTTTTATTCTCTTGGTCAGGATGCTGATTATTACCGAAATATAGTTGAAAATCTTTCTCAAGAAATGGCTGTTAATGTGCTAACCTCTCTTCGCGATGTCGTGCATGATCCTAATTGCCTTCAAGCCGCTGAAAATGAAAGAGCTTTTAGTGCTTCTTTACTTAGGTCTGTAAACCGCACGTCTATTGAAAATCAGTTCAGAAGGATTTTACGCCATGAAGCCCCACTAACTAAATACAATTTCTTCTATAAGAAGATTGCTAGTGAACGTTATTCAGGTATAAGAGTCGATTTTGCTGTTGAGCCAAATACCAAACCTACTTCTAATATCCATATATTAATTGGTCGTAATGGGGTAGGTAAAACAACCCTACTGAATAATATGGTAAATGCACTTCTTCCCAATCGGGGTGTAGTGGAAGAAACTGGCTATTTTGCTACTGGATCACCAAGGAGTGATCAGCCTGACTTGCTAGATAATGATTATTTTGCTGGTGTTGTTTCTGTCTCATTTAGTGCTTTTGATCCTTTTACTCCTCCAAATGATCAGACCGATCCCAATATCGGAATGCGCTATTACTATGTAGGGCTTAAAAAACGTATTATGCAACAAGACAGTCAGACTCTTTTGGGACTGAAAGATAAAGATGATTTGTGCCAAGATTTCATAATCAGTCTAAATATATGTTTTGCATTAATAGCTAAGAAAAACCGATGGATAAATGCAATTAAAACTCTAGAGTCAGATTTTAATTTTGCTGAAATGGATTTGTGTGAACTTAATAATATTGAAGATCAACAGGGATTTTCGCAAAGAGCAGAAGCACTTTTCAAACGAATGAGTTCAGGTCATGCGATTGTACTTTTAACTGTTACAAAATTAGTTGAAACTGTCGAGGAAAAAACCTTAGTCTTGCTTGACGAGCCTGAAAGCCATCTTCATCCTCCATTATTATCGGCATTTACGCGAGCGTTGTCGGATTTGCTGGTTAATCGTAATGGGGTAGCGATAATTGCTACCCATTCTCCAGTAGTGTTACAGGAAGTACCTAAATCTTGCGTTTCAATACTCCGAAGAACTAGGCTTATTGCAAATGTAGATAGACCAGAAAGTGAGACATTTGCTGAGAATGTGGGTGTTTTAACGAGAGAAGTTTTTGGATTGGAAGTTTCCAAATCTGGATTTCACAATCTATTGGCAAACTCTGTAGCTGAAGGCAAAAGCTACGAAGAAGTAGAACAAGAATATCAGAATCAACTTGGTTTTGAAGGAAAAACTATTTTACGCTCAATGATAATGATGAGAGATTCGCGATTGGGGGCTATCAAATGA
- a CDS encoding DUF2993 domain-containing protein — protein MLGGLTGFTNSGGSDWGERMLNTVASQSIRHLFSKSESVEVSVRCSPSSKLLQGSIDSFKMSGRGLVIRKDFPVEEMSFETDAVSIDFSSILSGKITLKQPTQAIALVTLSEEGINQAFNAELVTKRLQNLSLDSLSDLTEGEPISFTEVYLQLESGNRIRLFAKAELPDRGTVPISMTMTLAVERRRRIAFKDPQFYADAVPESLREISQTLSKALAEVLDNMVDLDRFDLDGVTMRINRLETQGKKLIFSGYAQIERFPGGQ, from the coding sequence ATGTTAGGTGGCCTGACTGGTTTTACTAATTCTGGTGGTAGCGATTGGGGAGAGCGGATGCTCAACACTGTTGCTAGCCAATCCATCCGCCACTTGTTCAGTAAGAGCGAGTCTGTGGAGGTCTCTGTACGCTGCTCGCCGTCCAGCAAATTGTTGCAGGGGAGCATCGACAGCTTTAAAATGAGCGGTCGTGGCTTGGTGATTCGCAAGGATTTTCCCGTTGAGGAGATGTCCTTTGAGACAGATGCGGTATCCATTGACTTCAGCTCGATTTTGAGCGGTAAGATAACGCTGAAGCAACCCACCCAAGCGATCGCGCTAGTCACGTTGTCGGAAGAGGGTATCAATCAAGCCTTCAACGCAGAACTGGTAACAAAGCGCCTGCAAAATCTTTCTTTGGACTCCTTGAGCGACTTGACTGAGGGTGAACCAATTTCCTTCACAGAAGTTTACCTGCAACTGGAGAGTGGTAACCGGATTCGGCTTTTTGCCAAGGCGGAGCTACCAGATCGCGGTACAGTACCCATTAGCATGACTATGACGCTAGCAGTTGAGCGCCGTCGTCGCATTGCTTTTAAAGACCCTCAGTTTTATGCAGACGCCGTACCGGAATCTCTGCGTGAAATTTCTCAAACCCTATCAAAGGCGCTGGCTGAGGTATTGGATAATATGGTGGATCTCGATCGCTTCGATCTCGACGGCGTGACGATGCGGATCAATCGCTTGGAAACTCAAGGGAAAAAGTTGATCTTCAGCGGCTACGCTCAAATCGAGCGCTTTCCTGGTGGTCAATAG